The following are encoded in a window of Salinibacter ruber DSM 13855 genomic DNA:
- a CDS encoding arsenite methyltransferase has product MTRPHASADDLKSTVRAKYAALATADDSCCGPSGSGEAGLDVDMSEDYADAIATDADLDLGCGRPTDHAGLQPGERVLDLGSGAGMDAFVARRTVGPDGHVHGVDFAEEMVAKARANADTLDYDNVTFEVGDIEALPVESGAFDVILSNCVLNLVPDKEAAFAQMHRALRPGGRFSVSDVVHAGALPDGLREAAELYVGCVAGAMERDMYLDRLREAGFSDVHIATEKPISLPDELLAEHLGAAELDRFRAGDAALQSVTVVGRRPDATA; this is encoded by the coding sequence ATGACCCGCCCTCACGCTTCCGCCGACGATCTCAAATCGACCGTCCGGGCCAAATACGCGGCCCTTGCGACCGCCGACGACTCCTGTTGCGGACCGTCCGGCTCTGGGGAGGCAGGCCTGGACGTCGACATGAGCGAGGACTACGCCGACGCGATTGCCACGGACGCCGACCTGGACCTCGGCTGCGGGCGCCCCACCGATCATGCGGGTCTGCAGCCGGGCGAGCGTGTGCTCGACCTCGGCTCGGGGGCGGGCATGGACGCCTTCGTGGCGCGTCGCACCGTGGGGCCCGACGGCCACGTCCACGGCGTCGACTTCGCTGAGGAGATGGTCGCGAAGGCCCGGGCGAACGCCGACACACTGGACTACGACAACGTCACCTTCGAGGTTGGAGACATCGAGGCCCTACCGGTCGAGAGCGGCGCGTTCGACGTTATTCTGAGCAACTGCGTACTCAACCTCGTGCCGGACAAGGAGGCCGCGTTCGCCCAGATGCACCGGGCGCTGCGGCCCGGCGGCCGGTTTTCGGTGTCCGATGTCGTGCACGCGGGGGCCCTGCCCGACGGGCTGCGTGAGGCCGCCGAGCTGTACGTGGGCTGCGTGGCCGGGGCGATGGAACGAGATATGTACCTGGACCGGCTTCGAGAGGCGGGGTTCTCCGACGTGCACATCGCCACCGAAAAGCCCATCTCGCTGCCGGATGAGCTGCTGGCCGAGCACCTAGGCGCCGCCGAACTCGATCGCTTTC
- a CDS encoding ArsR/SmtB family transcription factor codes for MPATADAAFTDADRRLAQAFKALGHPARVAIVRLLAERDECVCGEIVDDLPLAQSTVSQHLKALKEVGLIQGTIEGRRTCYCLNPEAMRALSEDTGDFFDALSLSQPSQHCC; via the coding sequence ATGCCCGCGACCGCCGACGCCGCCTTCACGGATGCGGATCGCCGCCTTGCCCAGGCCTTCAAAGCCCTGGGGCACCCGGCCCGTGTGGCCATCGTCCGGCTGCTGGCCGAGCGCGACGAGTGCGTCTGCGGCGAAATCGTGGACGACCTGCCGCTTGCCCAGTCGACCGTTTCCCAGCACTTGAAGGCGCTGAAGGAGGTCGGGCTGATTCAGGGGACCATCGAGGGACGGCGGACCTGCTACTGCCTCAACCCGGAGGCGATGCGGGCCCTCAGCGAAGACACGGGCGACTTTTTCGACGCCCTGTCGCTCTCACAGCCCTCTCAACATTGTTGCTAA
- a CDS encoding YqaE/Pmp3 family membrane protein, which produces MSSAGSSADLLLTLMGYLPGLVHAIWIIARR; this is translated from the coding sequence ATGAGTTCCGCCGGCAGCTCGGCCGACCTCCTCCTCACCCTGATGGGATACCTTCCCGGCCTCGTCCACGCCATCTGGATCATCGCCCGCCGGTAG
- a CDS encoding DinB family protein, translating to MLEERSGDALDQPVAYTNSTGARFETPLRDRCRDVVNYGTHHRAQIALVLREADVAPPAHGLHLLRPRRVTSLQADVSSQRFPAAL from the coding sequence ATGCTAGAAGAGCGGTCCGGAGATGCCCTCGATCAGCCCGTGGCGTACACCAACTCCACGGGGGCTCGCTTCGAGACGCCCCTGCGCGACCGCTGTCGTGACGTCGTGAACTACGGCACGCACCACCGCGCCCAGATTGCGCTCGTGCTCCGCGAGGCCGATGTCGCCCCGCCGGCCCACGGACTACATCTTCTTCGTCCGCGACGCGTAACGAGCCTGCAAGCCGACGTTTCGTCTCAGAGATTCCCCGCTGCTTTGTGA
- a CDS encoding STAS/SEC14 domain-containing protein has product MHDFLDLPDPNLVGITLSDTLTEDDYEAFTSALEDQFAAHITTRVLLVMEDVDDWAPEERWEDLAFDVRHLSDVDKVAIVSDDPWERWLEKTEALFPMSTIQTYDAADQEEALDWIRGDMDVPGVGPGSSSDPEASFADQDE; this is encoded by the coding sequence ATGCACGACTTTCTCGACCTTCCCGACCCCAACCTCGTCGGCATCACGCTGAGCGATACGCTGACGGAGGACGACTACGAGGCGTTCACCTCGGCGCTCGAAGACCAGTTCGCGGCCCACATCACGACCCGCGTGCTGCTCGTGATGGAGGACGTGGACGACTGGGCCCCGGAGGAACGTTGGGAGGACCTGGCGTTCGACGTCCGCCACCTGAGCGACGTGGACAAGGTGGCCATCGTGAGCGACGACCCCTGGGAGCGCTGGCTGGAGAAAACCGAGGCCCTCTTCCCGATGTCGACGATCCAAACCTACGACGCGGCGGACCAGGAGGAGGCGCTCGACTGGATTCGGGGCGACATGGACGTGCCCGGCGTCGGCCCCGGCAGTTCCTCCGACCCGGAGGCCTCCTTCGCCGACCAGGACGAGTAG
- a CDS encoding Lrp/AsnC family transcriptional regulator, producing the protein MSSPDLSDTEADVLRAVQSEATADLYDLARAVGTGPRAVQDAVRRLAQHDLVHASGRHVRCTNTGDQWVRAHS; encoded by the coding sequence ATGTCGTCCCCCGACCTCTCCGACACCGAGGCCGACGTGCTCCGGGCCGTTCAGTCCGAGGCCACCGCCGACCTGTACGACCTCGCCCGGGCGGTGGGCACGGGCCCTCGGGCGGTGCAGGACGCCGTGCGGCGCCTTGCCCAACACGACCTCGTGCACGCGTCGGGGCGTCACGTGCGCTGCACAAACACGGGCGACCAGTGGGTTCGCGCCCACTCGTAG
- a CDS encoding ATP-binding cassette domain-containing protein has translation MIQLDGVTKRYGDAYAVQDISLTAASEATTLLIGPSGSGKSTLLRLVMGLTSPDAGTVTVAGDRLTPATARALRRRMGYVIQEGGLFPHLTGRANAALMARHLDWSRERIDARIEELTRLVQLDPDRLAQYPTELSGGQRQRVSLMRALMLDPDVLLLDEPLGALDPMIRADLQDDLRDIFRRLGKTVVFVTHDIGEAAFFGDQIVLLREGQIEQRGAMATLLDDPASPFVTDFIQAQRAPLEHLRTEGRE, from the coding sequence ATGATTCAACTCGACGGCGTTACCAAGCGCTACGGCGACGCCTACGCGGTGCAGGACATTAGCCTGACCGCCGCATCCGAGGCCACAACCCTCCTCATCGGCCCGTCCGGCAGCGGCAAGTCGACCCTGCTCCGCCTGGTGATGGGGCTGACCTCCCCGGACGCCGGCACGGTCACCGTGGCGGGGGACCGGCTCACCCCGGCCACCGCCAGGGCCCTCCGCCGCCGCATGGGGTACGTGATCCAGGAGGGCGGCCTCTTCCCCCACCTCACGGGCCGGGCCAACGCCGCCCTTATGGCCCGCCACCTCGACTGGTCCCGGGAGCGCATCGACGCCCGCATCGAGGAGTTGACCCGGCTCGTCCAGCTCGACCCGGACCGCCTCGCGCAGTACCCGACGGAGCTCTCCGGCGGCCAGCGCCAACGCGTGAGCCTGATGCGCGCCCTCATGCTCGACCCCGACGTGCTCCTGCTCGACGAGCCGCTCGGCGCCCTCGACCCCATGATCCGGGCCGACCTGCAGGACGACCTGCGCGACATCTTCCGGCGCCTCGGCAAGACCGTCGTCTTCGTTACCCACGACATCGGCGAGGCCGCGTTCTTCGGCGACCAGATCGTGCTCCTCCGTGAGGGCCAGATCGAACAGCGCGGCGCCATGGCCACCCTCCTCGACGACCCGGCCTCCCCCTTCGTCACGGACTTCATCCAGGCCCAGCGCGCCCCGTTGGAGCATTTGCGAACTGAGGGTCGCGAATAA
- a CDS encoding glycine betaine ABC transporter substrate-binding protein has translation MPQSASPIVRSSIFSALLSIFVVLSLAAAPAQGQATDSTLALGSKKFTENVILGWMGTHLIRAEGLTATHREELGGSRFLWEALRRGDIDAYPEYTGTLRQELLADVDIAPGALADTLARYGIAMTAPLGFNNTYALGMRADQAAALGIESIADLQDHPDLRFGFTNEFMDRSDGWPSLRRAYDLPQSARGLDHDIAYRGLANGEIDVIDLYSTDAKIEQYDLRVLEDNKDHFPAYEALFLYRRDLATRAPAAVTALKRLAGQIPADTMQRLNARSNIDQTDEATVAADFLNQSLGLNATADADTRVERLRRYTADHLVLVGLSLGLAILFGVPLGVVAAKRRFLGPGVLIVVGVIYTIPALALLAMMVPPLGLGRVPAVTALTLYSLLPIVWTTYTGLKDISGPLRESADALGLSAPAKLWRVELPLAGRSILAGIKIAVIINIGAATLGALIGAGGYGQPILTGIRRANLGLILEGTVPAAVLTILALGLLEGLERGLLPRSMQS, from the coding sequence ATGCCCCAAAGCGCGAGTCCCATTGTCCGATCCTCGATTTTCAGCGCCCTCCTCTCAATCTTCGTCGTCCTGTCCCTCGCCGCGGCCCCGGCCCAGGGACAGGCGACCGACTCCACCCTCGCCCTCGGCTCCAAGAAATTCACCGAGAACGTCATTCTGGGGTGGATGGGGACGCACCTGATTCGGGCCGAGGGGCTAACCGCCACGCACCGCGAGGAGCTGGGCGGCTCGCGCTTTCTGTGGGAGGCCCTCCGGCGGGGCGACATCGACGCGTATCCCGAGTACACCGGGACGCTTCGCCAGGAGCTGCTGGCCGACGTGGACATTGCCCCCGGCGCCCTGGCCGACACGCTGGCCCGCTACGGCATCGCCATGACCGCTCCGCTCGGCTTCAACAACACCTACGCCCTCGGCATGCGGGCCGACCAGGCCGCGGCGCTCGGCATCGAGTCGATTGCCGACCTGCAGGACCACCCCGACCTCCGGTTCGGCTTCACGAACGAGTTTATGGACCGGTCCGACGGCTGGCCGTCCCTGCGGCGGGCCTACGACCTGCCGCAGTCGGCCCGAGGGCTGGATCATGACATCGCCTACCGCGGCCTCGCCAACGGGGAGATCGACGTGATCGACCTCTACTCGACCGACGCGAAGATCGAGCAGTACGACCTCCGCGTTCTGGAGGACAACAAAGACCACTTCCCCGCCTACGAGGCCCTCTTCCTCTACCGGCGCGACCTGGCGACGCGGGCGCCCGCCGCCGTCACGGCCCTCAAGCGCCTCGCCGGCCAAATCCCGGCCGACACGATGCAGCGGCTCAACGCCCGGTCCAACATCGACCAGACGGACGAGGCGACGGTGGCGGCCGACTTCCTGAATCAGTCGCTCGGCCTCAACGCCACGGCCGACGCCGATACACGGGTGGAGCGCCTGCGCCGGTACACGGCCGACCACCTCGTGCTGGTCGGCCTCTCGCTCGGCCTCGCGATCCTGTTCGGCGTCCCGCTGGGCGTCGTGGCCGCGAAGCGGCGGTTTCTCGGCCCCGGCGTCCTGATCGTCGTGGGCGTCATCTACACCATTCCGGCGCTCGCCCTGCTGGCGATGATGGTGCCACCGCTCGGCCTGGGGCGCGTGCCCGCCGTGACGGCCCTCACCCTCTACAGCCTCCTCCCGATCGTGTGGACCACGTACACGGGCCTGAAGGACATTTCGGGGCCGCTGCGGGAGTCGGCCGACGCGCTGGGGCTGTCGGCCCCGGCGAAGCTGTGGCGGGTGGAGCTGCCGCTGGCCGGGCGGTCCATCCTCGCGGGCATCAAGATCGCCGTCATCATCAACATCGGCGCGGCCACACTCGGGGCCCTCATCGGGGCGGGCGGCTACGGCCAGCCCATCCTCACCGGCATCCGGCGGGCTAACCTGGGCCTCATCCTCGAGGGCACCGTCCCGGCGGCGGTGCTCACAATCCTTGCGCTGGGCCTGCTGGAGGGCCTGGAGCGCGGCCTGCTGCCGCGGTCGATGCAGTCGTGA
- a CDS encoding CHY zinc finger protein, protein MTADDSPSDRWGPRCTTRGPGSDPRFDVPVRGVDVGPETRCAHYHGPRDVIAIRFACCDVFYPCHRCHEETATHPPERWPHDQFNASAVLCGRCRTVLTIEQYLDADHTCPACGAAFNPNCARHHDRYFCVG, encoded by the coding sequence ATGACCGCCGACGATTCTCCGTCCGACCGATGGGGCCCGCGGTGCACCACCCGCGGGCCGGGTTCGGACCCTCGATTCGACGTGCCCGTCCGCGGCGTCGACGTGGGGCCGGAGACGCGCTGCGCCCACTACCACGGCCCGCGGGACGTCATTGCCATCCGCTTTGCGTGCTGCGACGTGTTCTACCCGTGCCACAGATGCCACGAAGAGACGGCGACCCACCCTCCCGAGCGGTGGCCGCACGATCAGTTTAACGCGTCGGCCGTCCTGTGTGGACGGTGCCGGACAGTGCTGACGATCGAGCAGTACCTGGACGCCGACCACACGTGTCCGGCATGCGGGGCGGCGTTCAATCCCAACTGCGCGCGCCACCACGACCGCTACTTTTGCGTCGGGTGA
- a CDS encoding DUF5687 family protein: MTLLDVLRHQWHQQTRSPTFGRSLIGGLLLLLAAAYFGSLFVAAGWYYPQVVAEVAPGQDPLRLLNEFLLYGAVGLVPMRFFLQRSAGSDVRPYLHLPLRRPRIVRILQVVSSLSLLNLLPVVVLASLWGSTVRPATSAVGAACWAVGALLLVATTQFLNGLLRAVWDRHAGFVLGAAGLLAVVVAGGYWTGGQLLQSASAWLFGGLAAGRIAPLLVLIGGATGMSVAAHRALRGRLYSVLGDTEEGHTHAGAALRGRGRGWGRVASLALLDLKLILRNKRPRQMLAAGLLVLGPFLLIPLVGGTVAPMNKVIFGFLLSGNLGLTYTQFSYAWHGAHFDGLLARAVAPRSLVQAQLLTFTGLCVGPLALISPLIAALRPPFLAPLGGLLLYNLGVCAPVLLGLGVWARTPLQLGQSTFFNYQGTSTYHFLAVLPIMGLPVGLVVGMGLSTTLLIAAGLGVLGLLAVPLWTRGLGRLLRGQRHAMATGFRDE, translated from the coding sequence ATGACGCTTCTTGACGTCCTCCGCCACCAGTGGCATCAACAGACCCGCTCGCCGACCTTTGGCCGCAGCCTGATTGGGGGCCTGCTCCTCCTGCTGGCGGCCGCGTACTTTGGGTCCCTCTTCGTGGCGGCCGGGTGGTACTATCCGCAGGTCGTGGCGGAGGTGGCACCGGGGCAGGATCCGCTGCGGTTGCTCAACGAATTTCTGCTATACGGCGCGGTGGGGCTCGTCCCGATGCGCTTCTTCCTCCAGCGGTCCGCCGGGAGCGACGTGCGGCCGTATCTGCATCTTCCCCTTCGGCGGCCGCGGATCGTCCGCATCCTGCAGGTGGTCTCGTCTCTGAGCCTGCTGAACCTGCTGCCGGTCGTCGTCCTCGCGTCGCTGTGGGGGAGCACGGTGCGTCCTGCGACCTCGGCGGTGGGGGCGGCGTGCTGGGCCGTGGGGGCGCTCCTGCTGGTGGCGACGACGCAGTTTCTGAACGGCCTCCTCCGGGCCGTGTGGGACCGACACGCCGGGTTCGTGCTCGGCGCGGCCGGCCTTCTCGCGGTCGTCGTGGCGGGGGGCTACTGGACGGGAGGACAACTGCTCCAATCCGCGTCTGCGTGGCTCTTTGGAGGGCTGGCGGCGGGGCGGATCGCGCCTCTTCTTGTGTTGATTGGGGGCGCAACCGGAATGTCCGTGGCGGCCCACCGGGCGCTGCGGGGGCGCCTCTACAGTGTGCTGGGCGACACGGAGGAGGGCCACACGCACGCCGGCGCGGCGCTTCGGGGGCGAGGCCGTGGGTGGGGCCGCGTGGCGTCGCTGGCACTGCTGGACCTGAAGCTCATCCTGCGCAACAAGCGGCCGCGGCAGATGCTAGCCGCCGGGCTCTTGGTGCTCGGGCCATTCCTCCTCATTCCCCTGGTTGGGGGAACGGTTGCGCCGATGAACAAAGTAATCTTTGGCTTCTTGTTGAGTGGCAACTTGGGACTGACCTACACGCAATTCAGCTACGCCTGGCACGGGGCCCACTTCGACGGGCTCCTCGCCCGTGCGGTAGCGCCGCGTTCACTGGTGCAGGCGCAACTCCTCACATTCACTGGATTGTGCGTGGGCCCTCTCGCCCTCATCAGTCCCCTCATTGCGGCGCTGCGTCCGCCGTTTCTCGCGCCGCTCGGGGGCCTTCTTCTCTACAATCTCGGGGTGTGCGCCCCCGTCCTACTGGGGCTCGGGGTGTGGGCGCGGACGCCCCTTCAGCTTGGTCAGAGCACGTTTTTCAACTACCAGGGCACCTCCACGTACCACTTCCTCGCTGTTTTACCGATCATGGGCCTGCCGGTGGGGCTCGTGGTGGGGATGGGGCTGTCGACAACGCTTCTCATCGCAGCGGGCCTAGGGGTGTTGGGGCTCCTTGCGGTGCCGCTCTGGACCCGCGGCCTCGGCCGGCTGCTTCGAGGGCAGCGCCACGCCATGGCGACGGGCTTCCGCGACGAATAG
- a CDS encoding DUF5687 family protein, giving the protein MRAIRFLLRHRVTRWLRDPRWGTGTVAGQVVLVGLLVLLLAPLGLGSYVLGDVLRELFPEADALALINGGMLYLVPALMASRFLLQSPPSERVASYAVLPVSRRGLLNGQALLSLLSVHTVFAVVLVVPVWAAEIATAWSPVAAGAWLATALLLTVVLASHGAILLHLFLGRRPWGFVGVLAGIALCFVADAGVGPDLFRGLSRLLFGRPEGGLIATACGVGSTHALMIRVMRARLEVDRRTVAQIGGPSRRAASVYQWIEQTLPAGTLVALELRQVVRTRRLRGATATILGLMVLFYGWAGAQLVMTGTVESEVLMNIVLWGIGGPFFAIGYTVYGISAGHIDGLFARPTPLSHIAISKLALLWAGLIPATLLLPTLLPWVPLRYVAFLVGCTLYWWGVMVPSTVYFGPRFRTPVDLSASHFSMNPSGSMRGLVLLPPLLVLIASPILADATGAWWIVGGSLCAVGVFGIGGAAWRPEPFAQQLNRHRHAMLKAFRENEPI; this is encoded by the coding sequence ATGCGCGCGATTCGTTTTCTATTGCGGCACCGCGTGACGCGCTGGCTGCGCGACCCGAGGTGGGGCACCGGCACGGTAGCCGGCCAAGTCGTGTTGGTCGGCCTCCTGGTGCTCCTGCTGGCGCCACTGGGGCTGGGCAGCTACGTGCTGGGCGACGTGCTGCGGGAGCTCTTCCCGGAGGCCGATGCGCTGGCGCTCATCAACGGCGGGATGCTGTACCTCGTGCCCGCCCTGATGGCGAGCCGTTTCCTTCTGCAGTCGCCCCCGTCGGAGCGGGTGGCATCCTACGCGGTGCTTCCGGTGTCGCGGAGGGGACTGCTCAATGGGCAGGCGCTCCTGTCGCTCCTGTCGGTGCACACGGTGTTTGCGGTAGTACTGGTGGTTCCCGTGTGGGCGGCGGAGATCGCGACGGCGTGGTCGCCGGTCGCAGCGGGCGCGTGGCTCGCCACGGCGCTGCTGCTGACGGTGGTGCTCGCGAGCCACGGGGCAATCCTCCTGCACCTGTTCCTGGGGCGGCGGCCCTGGGGCTTTGTGGGCGTGCTGGCCGGGATCGCGCTGTGTTTCGTGGCCGACGCGGGGGTGGGCCCCGACCTCTTTCGTGGGCTCTCCCGGCTCCTATTTGGCCGACCGGAAGGGGGGCTGATTGCCACGGCCTGCGGCGTAGGCTCTACGCATGCGCTGATGATACGAGTGATGCGGGCGCGACTGGAGGTCGATCGGCGGACGGTCGCTCAGATTGGGGGACCGTCCCGGCGGGCCGCGTCGGTCTACCAGTGGATCGAACAAACCCTGCCGGCGGGCACCCTCGTGGCGCTGGAACTGCGGCAGGTCGTCCGAACGCGGCGGCTCCGGGGCGCCACCGCGACCATACTCGGGCTGATGGTGCTCTTCTATGGATGGGCGGGCGCGCAACTCGTCATGACAGGGACGGTAGAGTCAGAGGTGCTTATGAACATCGTGCTCTGGGGAATCGGAGGCCCGTTCTTCGCAATTGGGTATACCGTCTACGGAATCTCGGCCGGGCACATCGATGGGCTCTTTGCCCGTCCGACCCCTCTATCGCACATTGCGATTTCGAAGTTAGCGCTGCTTTGGGCCGGTCTCATTCCAGCCACCCTTCTTCTTCCGACGTTACTTCCCTGGGTCCCGCTCCGGTACGTGGCGTTCCTGGTGGGCTGCACGCTCTACTGGTGGGGCGTGATGGTGCCCAGTACCGTGTACTTCGGGCCGCGCTTCCGCACCCCGGTCGACCTGTCGGCGTCGCACTTTTCGATGAACCCGTCGGGGTCGATGCGGGGACTGGTGCTTCTCCCTCCTCTTCTCGTACTCATTGCGTCACCGATCTTGGCAGATGCAACCGGCGCCTGGTGGATCGTCGGCGGGAGCCTGTGTGCGGTGGGCGTGTTCGGGATCGGGGGGGCCGCCTGGCGGCCGGAGCCCTTTGCCCAGCAACTCAACCGCCACCGGCACGCGATGCTGAAGGCCTTCCGGGAGAACGAGCCGATCTGA
- a CDS encoding DUF5687 family protein, with protein MRALRILLRHRVTRWLRDPTWGTGTVAGQVVLLGFLLVLLAPLGLGSYVLGEVLRELYPEASALSLINGGMLYLVPVFMASRFLTQPPPSEHVAPYVSLPISGTGLLNGQAALSLLSLHTVFAVVLVGPVWAREIATAWTPVGAGAWLVAALLLTIVLASHGANLLHLLLGRRPWGTAGALAGIALFFAADATLGPDLFRGFSRVLFGRPALGLAVAVGIVGGTHAALLRAMRARLEVDGRTGRRTGGPSRRQAGFYRWVERTLPAGRLVALTLRQVARTRRLRGLGLYGLALVIVWYGAALGGVYGDVARSLFLIGLFGLGPTFGLGFIVFGIAAGHADGLFARPHAPRRIVKATLVLLWLGILPGTLLLPAFLPWLSPAQSSLLLGFALWWSGILVPALVYVAPRLRKPVDTSASAFTISVRTLHGIAVYPLLFAPMIAAAVADAAGVWWTAGAVLGGAGLIGLLALPWTTGVLARQLASHRHAMLAGFRANESV; from the coding sequence ATGCGCGCGCTTCGAATTCTGCTTCGACACCGCGTCACGCGCTGGCTGCGCGACCCGACGTGGGGCACCGGCACGGTGGCCGGCCAGGTCGTGTTGCTGGGCTTCTTGCTGGTTCTGCTCGCGCCGCTCGGGCTGGGAAGCTACGTGCTGGGCGAGGTGTTGCGGGAATTGTACCCGGAGGCGAGCGCCCTGAGCCTCATCAACGGCGGGATGCTCTACCTGGTGCCCGTCTTCATGGCGAGTCGGTTCTTGACGCAACCGCCGCCATCGGAGCATGTGGCGCCGTACGTGTCACTTCCCATTTCGGGGACCGGTCTCCTCAACGGGCAGGCAGCATTGTCCCTGCTGTCGCTGCACACGGTCTTCGCCGTGGTGCTGGTCGGGCCGGTGTGGGCGAGGGAAATCGCGACGGCATGGACACCAGTCGGGGCCGGAGCGTGGCTCGTTGCCGCGTTGCTGTTGACGATCGTGCTGGCGAGCCACGGAGCAAACCTGCTTCACCTGCTGCTAGGCCGACGGCCGTGGGGAACGGCCGGCGCACTAGCGGGGATCGCGTTGTTTTTCGCGGCCGACGCGACGCTGGGCCCAGACCTCTTCCGTGGATTCTCCCGCGTTCTGTTTGGGCGACCGGCCCTCGGGCTGGCCGTGGCAGTTGGCATCGTGGGCGGCACGCATGCTGCGTTGTTGCGGGCAATGCGAGCACGGCTGGAAGTGGACGGGCGGACGGGGCGGCGGACGGGAGGTCCCTCACGCCGACAGGCTGGCTTCTACCGGTGGGTCGAGCGGACGCTGCCCGCGGGCCGCCTCGTGGCGCTGACCCTGCGGCAGGTCGCGCGGACACGGCGGCTGCGGGGGCTTGGTCTTTACGGGCTTGCGCTCGTGATCGTCTGGTACGGTGCTGCGCTCGGAGGAGTCTATGGTGATGTTGCGCGTTCGCTGTTCCTCATCGGCCTGTTCGGGTTGGGCCCTACGTTCGGGCTCGGGTTCATCGTCTTCGGGATTGCGGCGGGGCATGCCGACGGATTGTTCGCGCGGCCCCACGCGCCCCGCCGCATCGTGAAGGCGACACTCGTCCTCCTCTGGCTGGGGATCCTCCCCGGCACGCTTCTGCTCCCGGCGTTTCTCCCGTGGCTGTCGCCCGCGCAGTCGAGCCTTCTGCTCGGCTTCGCGCTGTGGTGGAGCGGGATCCTGGTGCCGGCGCTCGTCTACGTCGCGCCTCGGCTTCGGAAGCCCGTAGACACGAGCGCCAGCGCATTTACGATCAGCGTTCGCACCCTCCACGGCATTGCGGTGTACCCGCTCTTGTTTGCGCCCATGATTGCCGCTGCGGTCGCAGACGCCGCCGGGGTCTGGTGGACTGCAGGGGCGGTTCTCGGGGGAGCGGGCCTGATCGGGCTTCTGGCCCTTCCCTGGACCACGGGGGTACTCGCCCGACAGCTTGCGTCCCACCGGCACGCGATGCTGGCGGGTTTTCGGGCGAATGAGTCGGTCTGA